A single region of the Archangium lipolyticum genome encodes:
- a CDS encoding OmpA/MotB family protein: protein MERTASDTEKRRRARRPWWLLAGSLGVLGVGGWLASRSISSLVTRVEQLEREAADSEARVAELQVLRDSMARRLRVMEQQQQQGLTAALGKKAVEPGTQLAKREAARAELEPLLKTELEKGEAFLEEAEGRLRVELAEHLLFEPRKTALTSGGVELLTRVGAKLGGVEGHLVQVAVHTDAEWETPEPAALPTSWGLSAARAVTVVHFLGDKVKLPPEKLVAAGYGQYHPVVPDDGPQARERNRRLELQLMPAPPPRQPAPPPPAPADLRMAKKRTSPKR from the coding sequence ATGGAGCGGACAGCGAGCGACACGGAGAAGCGCCGCCGCGCGCGGCGACCGTGGTGGCTGCTGGCGGGCTCGCTGGGGGTGTTGGGAGTGGGTGGATGGCTGGCGTCGCGCTCCATTTCCTCGCTGGTGACGCGGGTGGAGCAACTGGAGCGCGAGGCGGCCGACTCCGAGGCACGGGTGGCGGAGCTGCAGGTGCTGCGGGACAGCATGGCGCGGCGGCTGCGGGTGATGGAGCAGCAGCAGCAGCAGGGACTCACCGCGGCGCTCGGCAAGAAGGCGGTGGAACCGGGGACGCAGCTCGCGAAGCGGGAGGCGGCGCGAGCGGAGCTGGAGCCGCTGCTGAAGACGGAGCTCGAGAAGGGCGAGGCCTTCCTGGAGGAGGCCGAGGGCCGGCTGCGGGTGGAGCTGGCGGAACATCTGCTCTTCGAGCCACGCAAGACGGCCCTGACCTCCGGGGGTGTGGAGCTGCTGACGCGGGTGGGAGCGAAGCTGGGAGGCGTGGAGGGGCACCTGGTGCAGGTGGCGGTGCACACGGACGCGGAGTGGGAGACACCGGAGCCGGCGGCCCTACCGACGAGCTGGGGGCTATCAGCGGCGCGCGCGGTGACGGTGGTGCACTTCCTCGGGGACAAGGTGAAGCTGCCGCCGGAGAAGCTGGTAGCGGCGGGTTACGGACAATACCACCCGGTGGTGCCGGATGATGGACCGCAGGCGCGGGAGCGGAACCGGAGACTGGAGCTCCAGTTGATGCCCGCACCGCCGCCGCGCCAACCCGCACCGCCGCCGCCAGCGCCGGCGGACCTGCGCATGGCGAAAAAACGAACCTCTCCGAAACGGTGA